CTGAGTGGCTGGTGCGCTTAGGTGCTCGCAAATACTGATCATCCGGTTTTTGGCATTGTAGGTGGCTTCGGCGTGGGTCAGCTTATCTGCCAGTTCCTTCACTTTGTCGGGATCGGCCGTTTTTGTAGAAAAAATTACATAATCAGATGGGCCGCCACATGCGCGGCTGCCGACAGGCAGGACTTTGCACTGAGTGGTGGTATCACATTCTTTGTCTTTGGTAATAAACTTCAGATAGGCACGTTGATTCTTCAGGTCCGCTTCGCTGATAGCGTCTTTATCTATGTGCGCGACAGGTTCTTTTTCCATGACTTTGTCTGCTGGTGAAGGCTTACTGTGTCCAACATCATGGCGTACCGCTGCTTTTTTTTGCAGCTTGGCAGGTTCAACTGCACGCTGCTCTGCAGAGCCTTGTGGCGTGGTGACGGTTTCCTCGTTGTTTTGGGGTTCACTGTGTGAGGCGTTGCAGCCTGCAATGAATAACAAACTGCAAAGAGAGAGTTTAAACGCGTTCATATTTGATCCTGTTAATTTTTTATCCAGTGTGCCGCGCTTTTTCTCCAGATACAAGAGGTCACGCGCCATAATAACAGGCGCGTGATTTGCTTACAGGCCCCCGAGCGTGAGTTTCTGCGGGTCGAGTAATTCACGCAGTTGGGTTTCGCTTAGATCGGTGTGCTCTGCGGCGACTTCGATGATGGGTCGACCTTGCTGATAGGCTTGCTTGGCAATAAATGCTGCTTTCTCGTACCCGATCACCGGATTCAATGCTGTGACGAGGATCGGGTTACGGGTTAGCGCCTGTTGCAGGCTGGATTCATTGACCTTGAAAGTGGCAATGGCTTTGTCGGCAAGCAGCCGGGACATATTGGCCAGTAACTCGATACTTTGCAGGATATTGTAGGCAATGACTGGCAGCATAACGTTAAGTTCGAAGTTACCCGACTGACCTGCTACTGTGATGGTCGCATCATTGCCAATGACCTGAGCACTGACCATCGCAGCGGCTTCCGGGATCACCGGGTTGACCTTACCTGGCATGATAGACGAACCCGGTTGCAATGCCTGTAACTCTATTTCGCTCAATCCCGCCAGCGGGCCCGAATTCATCCAGCGCAGATCGTTTGCGATTTTCATATTCGCCACGGCCAGTGTTTTTAACTGACCCGACAACGCCACAACGGCATCTTGTGAGCCAATGTTATAGAAAAAGTTTTTACTTGGGGTGAAGCGGATCCCAACATTACTGCTTAAATGGCTGTTAAACGTCGCCGCGAAACGCGTATCTGCGTTCACGCCAGTACCAACTGCGGTGCCGCCCTGGCCAAGCTCATAGATCTTTTCTAGTGCCTGTACAATGCCCTCACAGGCAGAGTCGATCTGATGCTGCCAGCCACTGAGTGTTTGTGCAAAGGTAACTGGCATAGCGTCCATTAAGTGAGTGCGGCCTGTTTTAACCAAATGACCGACTTCTTTACTTTTGCGTTCAATGGTCTGAGACAGGTGTTTAAGTGCTGGCAGTAGTTCGTATACAGCGAGTATGGCACTGCTGACATGAATCGCAGTGGGTATCACATCATTGGAGCTTTGCCCCATATTAACATGATCATTGGGATGAACCGGCTCGCCGCTGAGCTGCGTAGCAAGAGAAGCGATGACTTCATTGGCATTCATGTTGGAGCTGGTGCCTGAACCAGTCTGGAATACGTCGACAGGAAACTGAGACAGGTGTTCCCCGTCAATGATCTGCTGACAAGCAGAGACGATGGCCTGAGCCTGGTGCGAAGGAAGGTGACCCAGTTCTTGGTTTGATTCTGCGGCTGCTTGTTTGATATACGCCAGGGCACGAATAAAGCTACCGGGCAGTGTCAGGCCGCTGACGGGAAAATTATTGATGGCCCGCTGAGTTTGCGCCTGATAAAGCGCATCTTGTGGTACGTCTAACACGCCCATGCTATCTGAAACTTGACGAAATTCGCTCATAACAACTCCTAGCTGTACGGATTAAATTCATGGCTGATGATCCTGGCTTCCCGCTCAAGCAGGTAAAACTTGTGTAACCCTCTGCGCCTGGCTTTGTAATAGCGTTTTAGGGCAAGCAGGGGTTTATAAATTTGCTCCAGACATTGTTGTCTGATGCAGGTATGAACCAGAGGATCAGCAATGTGGTTAAGTAGCTCAAAGAATACTCGTCTGAGGTATAGCTCCTGTAACAACGCACAGGATTGTCGCTCATACCATTTTGCTAACTCGCAGCCAGTGCTTATGAACTCTGCAACTTGTTGTGGTGCATCAAGATGAGGGCGTGTGCAGTGCGCGTTGAGATGCGGCTTAAAATTAATAAGCGCAAGCGGTGTTAGCATAGTGGAATATCCTTTAGTGTAACGATAATAATTATCATTACACTAAAGGGCGAGGTAAGCAAGCCCAGATTGTTGTGCGGGCATTTAATTGCTTAGTTGTAACCAAGTAGAAATTGCTGAGAGGTCTTTTCTCGTTCTTGCTCCGGGCTGGTCAGGATGTTGGCAACTTCCTGACAGTAGTCCTGGCTTTCCAGTAGATTGGGTTCCGCTTCCGTGTCGATCAGACCACGGCTTTGTAACGGGGTTTGAGAGAGATCTGAGGTTGTCATAATGTGCTCCAAGCGTTAAGTGGAAATTTCAGTATAGACAATGCATGCTTTATACCAAGGATAAAAGCGTATATTTTTTATATGTTTAAGGTTATGCAATCCAAAATGACTTGCATTTTAATGGCAGGGTTGCCTCAATAGAGCGCAAAATTGGATCACAGAGGTGCAATATGGACAAACCTTTCTCACAAGCCTGCGAAAATAACAAACGACCGATACTGGAAAAAATACGACCCTACGTCACTGAGGTGACGTCTGTGCTGGAAATAGGCTCCGGTACGGGTCAGCATGCTGCTTTTTTTGCCAGGGCGCTGCCTCATGTAGTCTGGCAGTGCAGCGATCTGGCGGTGAACCACGCCGGGATCCAAATGTGGTGTGAAGACAGTGGCGCGACGAACTTGCCTGCGCCGTTGACCCTCGATTTGTCATCAACGCCCTGGCCGGTCCCGCTGGTGCCCGCGATTTATACGGCGAATACCTTACATATCGTGTCTGAAGCCCTGGTCGAAGCTTTCTTTGCGGGAGTCACACAACATTTGGCACCGGGTGGATTACTGATGATATATGGACCTTTCAATTATCATGGTCAATTTACTTCGGCGAGCAACCAGGAGTTTGATGCGTTTTTACGTAGTCGTAACCCGCACAGTGGGATCCGCGATATCGAATGGATCTGCTCGCTGGCCAACAATGCCGCACTGACGCTACAAGAGGACTATGCGATGCCAGCGAACAACCGTTTACTGATCTTTAAACGGCAGTAATTCTGCACACTGACTCAGGTAATCGGCCATATGGACTCGTTCACGGGCCAGATAGTCGCTGATTGCCGAGGCAAAGTCAGGATGCCGAATATGATGATAAGAGTAAGTGAAGACAGGCTCGAATCCGCGCGCCAGTTTATGCTCGCCTTGTGCACCTGCATCAAAGCGCGTCAATTCGTGGCGAATGGCATACTCGATGCCCTGGTAATAGCACAACTCGAAGTGTAAATGCGTGTGGCTCTGTAGCGCGCCCCAGTATCGTCCGTATAGCGTATGCTGATCATACAAATACAGGCTTGCTGCCACGATTTCTCCCTGCTGGAATGCGCATACAATCGCAATCTGATCGCTCATGGTGTCACAGATCTGTCGGAAGAACGCCTCGTTCAGGTAACCCTGGTGTCCAGAGCGTTTCAGATAGGTTGTGGCATAGCACAGATAGAAAGCTTGTCGTATCTCATCGGTGATCTCTGCGCCCTGGTACCAGCGAATGGTTAATGCCTGACTGATGACGGTTTTTCGTTCTTTCTTGATGGCTTTGCGTTTGCGAGAGGTCAGCGCGTTAAGAAAGTCGTCAAAGTGCCTGTAGTGCTGATTTTTCCAGTGAAACTGGACTCCATGGCGTTCCATCAGCGACTGTTTTTGCAAGCTGGCCCGGTGTGCCGGAAAGTTGATATGCCATCCCGACCAGTGCTGATTTTGTGCTTCCTGGTGCAGGGCCTGTGTAACATAGTCATACAAAGCATCTGAGAGCGGTTCATCAGATAGCACTCGACTACCCACCACAGGCGTAAAGGGAATGGCACAGATCCATTTAGGATAGTAGGCAAGCTGATGACGCTCGTATGCTTCAGCCCAGGCCCAGTCAAAAACATACTCACCATAAGAATGGAGTTTGATATAGCCAGGCAGGAGTGCCACCAGTTTACTGTCACGGTATACCAGTAAATGATAGGGTAGCCAGCCCGTGTCTTCGCCCACACAGCCACTCAATTCCAGCGCTTCGAGCCACTGAATGCTGCTAAATGGAGATTGGCCTGACAGCGTCGCTCGTTCGAGCTGTGTGAGGGTGGACAGGCCAGTAAGAAAGCGATGTTGATACATAGTTTACTGCATTGCCTTGCCTAAAAACTCAACCAGCTGAGTGGTCATAGGATCATAATCCGGATTAAAAGAGACTCTGATCAGCGGCGTATGCTCAGCGAGATTTGCCTGACTACGCTCACCAAAATGCGGTGTATCTGTGGTTTTGCAATGGGTAAAAGCGCGGGTGTCGTCCAGGTAAGCATCACAGTTTCGAAACACCCCGGTTTTGCCATAGTAAGGGTGCTCAGGTGGATTCAAAAAGCCAATGTGTGACATATCAATCACGCCGTCCAGCGTTGAGACTTCAGTGATATCGATAGACTCTGGCAGTGCGGTGAGCGCATCGGGTGCGTAGACTCGCAGTGCCAGCGGCGCTGTGCGTGCCTGTGCCCAGCGTGATAAAAGCTGATAAGTGACCTGACTATTAATCGTGGCATCGACATCGCTGGCAATCACCAGTGTTGGCAAGGAAGCCGGTAAACTGGCTTCACGCATGTCTGCCATAGCTTGCTCCACCAGGGTGACTGCATGCAATGGAAATGACTCATACTTTGCCAGGTCCAGATCGGCTGCTTTATCCACCCAGTCAACCCAGGGGAGCCAGTCCAGCCATTTGGCCAGCCAGGCTTTCTCGCTGTGGCTCTGTGTTGCGGGTGCGACCAGTACCAGGGCGGCTAAATTATCAGGCCGACGAGCAGCAATTTCTGTGGTTGCCAGCGCGGCACCGGTTGAATAGCCCAGCACAGCAAAGTCGCTGTAATCACTGGCTGTACGCGAAATGGCATAGCGGACATGCTGTTGCCAGTCGCGGTAGTCTGTTTCTTTGAGGTCGCTGGCTGCTGTACCATGGCCGGGCAAAAGCATGGTTCTCACGTCATAACCCTGTGCATACAGATCTGCGGCCAGGGTATGAAAGGTAAAAGGCGAATCGGTCAGGCCGTGGATCAGTAATACCGCTTTTTGGTTGTTTGGGTGCGTTAACTCAAACGGGGCGACGTAATCTGCGACCTGGGTTGGCTGACTGGGCAGCAGTGCAGAGACTTTGGTTGCCAGCTCACAGGGAAGCCTTGCTTTGGGGTTGCGGGCAAAGATCAGTGCCTGCGTTGCGCGGATATATGCTGAGTATGACTGCGCCTCGGGAATGTCCAGGACCGCCTCCCCGACGTCGTTAGCAAAGCGATAGCTGCCCAGCTGTGCATCAGACTGATAGCGAGCCAGATCGGTCACCAAATCCTGGCACGTTTGCGCCTGTACTGGCATGACCGCCAGTTGACTCAGAGCGGCCAGAAGAGAAACTAACAATCCTTTTTTCATCATGATTTTCGGTATTGTGTTAAGCATTGCACCAGCTTATCGCGCTCCAGCGGTTTTGCAAGGTGGCTGTTAAATCCGACTGCCAGTGCGTAAGTTTTATCTTCGGGCATCACATCCGCCGTCAGGGCGATGACAGGCAGCTGCTGCTGAGTGTAGCGTTTACGCAACAGTGCGGTTGCCTGATAGCCGTCAAGCAGTGGCATCTGACAGTCCATGAGTACCAGATCAAAGGTTTGGTCTTGGCAGGCGTCTACGGCTTGCTGGCCATCACTCACTAAGACAAATTCAACGTTAATCGACTGTAGCATGGCTTTGATGACAAGCTGATTAACCGGGTTATCTTCCGCCACCAGGACCTGCATGCCTTTGAGTAAAGACGGATCTGGCACAGTATTATGCGCCAGCTGTGCATCGCCAAAGGGGCAACGCAGCGCAAAGGTAAAGGTGCTGCCCTGTCCCGGGGTGCTTTTTACTGTGAGTTGGCCAGCCATGAGTTCGACCAGCTCTTTGCTGATTGCCAGGCCCAGTCCGGTGCCGCCAAAGCGCCTTGACGTTGAGGCGTCGGCCTGTGTAAAAGGGGCAAAAATCAGCTGCTGTTTGTGGTAATCAATACCAATACCGGTATCAATGATAGAGAAAGTAAGCAGGTAATCACTATCGCCATGTAGCACCTCACAATGCAGGGTTACTTTACCATTATCGGTGAACTTGACGGCATTACTGCACAGGTTTAAGAGGATCTGCTCCATCCGTAGTTCATCGGCTTTGAGCCAGCAGGCACCGCTGATGTTGGTATTCAGCTGCCACTGTAGCCCTTTGTCCGCAGCGCTGGTGGCAAACAGGCTATCTATGCGGCTGAGTAAATGCTGTAAGTTAAAGTCGTGTTGTTCAATGACCAGGTGGTTTGACTCGATTTTGGCAATATCAAGAATATCATTCACCAGGTTGAGCAAGGTTTTTGCCGCCATATCAATCCGGCTGGCATAAGACTGGAGCGTCTCAAAAGAGTCGGTTGTCTTCATCAAAGAGGCAAACCCTACCACGGCATTCAGTGGCGTACGCAGTTCGTGGCTCATGTTAGCCAGAAAGCGGCTCTTGGCCTGGTTGGCTCGCTCGGCATCGTCAACGGCCTGGCGCAGCGACTGAGTACGCTGCTCAACCAGATGATTGAGCTCATAGTGCTGATAGTTATTGAGCAGCACAATAAAGATGATCAACGCCGTGATACTGAGCTGTAATAACAACAGCAACACGGTTTGTTGGTGGTTGAGGCTGGCAACAAAATCAGCTCTGAGCTCCAGCTTGATCCGCCATATCTGGCCACCAAACTGAATACGGGTTTCAAACAGGTTGTCTGTCGATAGCCCAGCGCTCGAGAGGACATGATTGTTGTAGAAAGGCTCTGCTTCATTGCCATCATAGACTGCAATATTGTAGCTGCTGGCCTGCGACTGCCTCAGTGCCGAACCCAGCAGAGTATCGGTTTGCACCACCGCAGTGGCATAGCCAAGAATGTCCGCCTGGGGGTCGGCAGCGCCGCGCCGGTAAACCGGGGAAAACAACAAATAAGCCGGTACCGGCGTATTACTTTGAATTAACTCAATGATGTCTGTGGCCTGGGGTTGTACAGTGATAATCGGGTTTTCCAGTGCCTGCTTACGGTTTTCACGCGAATACACATTAAAGCCCAGTGCGCTGAAGTTTTCCGTTTGTGGTGAAATATAGGTCACCACCACCAGGGGATCATCGGGGGTCAGGGGCAATCCTTTGAGTTTCACCCGGCCATCGTATAGCGCATCAAACTTGTCCTGAAGGGCATTCCCCTGCGTTTGGTCGAGCCTGACATTCCAGGATATCGCCCGTAAAAATGGATAGCGTACGCGTTGTTGCTCAGCGATCTGGTGAAATTCTTCGCCGTTTACCTCACTCAGCGACTGCAGCTTAGCTGCAACGCCCTGCACGGCCAGCATACTGAGATTGACCTGTTGTAACAGCAGATTTTCTATCAGTCTGAGCTCTCTTTGTGCCTCTCGTTTGGCGGCCTGAACATTGCCTTGATTGTATAAGTAGGTGGTCAGCACCACAGACAAAAACAGCACAAAGCTGGTGGCAAACACATTACGACTGCGGTGATAACTGTGTTGTTGAAACGCCCATGCATCCAAGAACAGCAGCAGTAACGGGGTAAAAATCAGTATGCCCAGACTGTCGCCCAGCCACCAAGCCACCACGTTTTGCCAGTGGTGGCTAAACTGATACTCAGGGTTAAACAGGCTGAGTGAGAAGACCCCAATGTTGGCCGAGATAAGGTTACAGAATATGCCCACCAAAAAGATGTAGTAGGCAATATGTTTGCGCGTGCGCATGCGTAGCGGATCGCCTAACCAAAGCCGCAGAATAGAGCCTCCGGCCAGCCCCTGCAGGCAGGCGCCCAGCGCAATAATTGAGACTTGCAGTTGTTGCGATAAGGTCGCCCCGGAAAATACATAGCCGTGGGCGGTAGTCCAGTTAAACAGCGCCGAGGCAGCAAACAAACCGGGTAGAAAGCGCCAGCCCCAGATCAGCACACCTACCAGCCCGACGCCGGCGGGCAGCCAGATGGGTAGCACCTGATCCTGAAACGCAAAAGCGGTGAGTATTTTTCCCAGCGCAAAGTAGCTCACTGTCATGAGCAAGTAAGCAGCCCATTGGTGGTACGCTGTGCGAAATTGGAACTGCATGTGATCCTGTCCTTTCGTTAAACTGGCAGGGGGCGTTTGGTAAACGTTTGTTTTAATACTATGGTCGACTCAATCCCTGCAATACAGCCGATGGCGCCAAGGCGGTGTTTGACAAAGTGCTCATAGCTGGGCAAATCTTCGGCAATGATCTCAAGTAAATAATCATGTGCACCGGATACCACAGAGCAGCTAAGTACCTGCTGCAGTTGTTCCACATCAGATTCAAACTGGGTGGCCGCTTGTGCAGAGTTCTCGCTCAGGCGAATAAAGGCATAGACAAGTACAGTATAGCCTAGTGACTGCGGTGCCAAAGTGGCGTGATAACCTAAAATAACACCATCTTGTTGTAACTTTTTGACACGCCTTAAGCAAGGGGTATCTGATAAGCTGGCTTGTTCAGCAAGCTGGGCGTTGCTGAGCCGGGCGTTGTGCTGCAATGCCCTGAGAAGGATACGGTCTTTATTATCTAGGTGTGCCATAGTAGTGAATTCTGCTAACTGATGATGATTTATTTATAATTATTACTAACCCAGTCTAGCGTTTACATAAATTTTAGCAAATTTTAGCGTAAGACTTTTGATAGCCTGAGAGCTCAAAGTTAAGGAGTTCGTCATGACTACGCTGACACAGGCATTTGATCACTGGATCCGCAGTGATTTTGTTACGCTCAACGACACGCTGGAGGCTGCATACTGGCAGCAGCAGGATAAGGCGAATGTTGTGGGCGTAGAAGACCAGATAAAACAACAACTATTAAACGAAGGTCAGCAACATATCCAGGCCTTGCTGGCAGAAGGCAATACCGATGAAGGGTTCGACAATGCGTTCGACCTGCTTGGCAATGTCGGCCTGTACATGGCGGCATGTCGTCGTCATGAATTGACCGAGCCCAGCCGTGAGCACTATTCACCACTCAAAGAAGCCTCTGCGCTGGCGATGCACATTGGCGCGTCAATTGGCGTGACGCCTCGTTTTGCAACGGCCCACCTGACCACACATAATCGTGCGGTTGATGGGGTATATAAACGCTTTACCAGTCATCCGGCTGAGCAGTTATTCATTGATTACAATACCCGTGCTATTTTGGCCTATAAACGTGCCGCGGAGTGTTTGTTAAAGATCCAGCCTCTGGGCATTTCGCACCCAATGACGCCGGTGCTGCTGAACCAGGTCAAAGAAGGCCTGTTAGACGTGATCCGCTCCAACCAGTGTTTGTTTGAGCAGCTGGATACCGATGCCTTCTTTTACGTTGTGCGACCTTATTACAAGCCTTATCGGGTGGGTAAGGAGGTATATCGGGGGGCCAATGCAGGGGACTTCGCCGGGATCAATGTGATCGATATGCTGCTGGGCTTGTGCCAGGCCAATGATGTCAATTACGCCCAGATGCTGGTGGATAAATTCCTCTATATGATGCCCGAAGATCAGGCCACGTTGCGCGAGTGTATGCGCTTGCCTAATCTGATGGATGCATTTGTGGCAGCGGCGCCGCAGCATCATACCAGTCGTTGGTATCAGGAAGCGGCGAGCGCATTTGTACAAGTGTGCAAGCTGCATGGCGACACCGCTATTCAGCATCATAATCAGCTGGTAGAAAAATACATTGCACAGCCTTCGGGTGATATGAACACTGAGCACCTGGACAAAGTGACTGCCAGTGGGCCGCCTTTGCCTGTGTTGCTGAACCAGCTGGCATTATTGCGAGACAAACGGGCGGCGGCAAAACGTGAAGATGTCTTTACCCGCTTTGATGATTTAAATACGCTGCGTCGCAGCATAGCAAAGGACACACAATGAAACAGGCCGATTTCTCGTTACCGCAGGGCCATTATTTACTCAGCCACTCGGTAGGCCGGCCGCTGGTGACGGCCAGGCAGGACTTTATGACACGCTATTTTGATCCCTGGGCAGGTGATAATCATGAGCCCTGGTATCAGTGGATAGACGGCATACAGCAGTTTACCGCTGCCCTGGCCAGCTTGTTTAACAGCCAGGCAGAGTCATTTTGTCCGCAAAGTAACCTCTCCAGCGGCCTGACGAAATGGGTTATGAGTTTGCCGGAAACGGGTAAGCAAACCGTGCGTGTGCTGATGAGTGAAAGTGATTTTCCCAGCATGGGGTTTGTGTTGCAGCAAGCGGTGCCGGATGTCGAGATCCGCTTTATCCCAGCAGCACTGGATATGTCAGACTTAAGCGTCTGGCAGCAACATCTGGATGACGATATCGACTGGGTCTTTGTCAGTCAGGTGTACTCCAATACGGGGCAACAAGCACCCGTTTCAGCCATCACCCAGCTGGCAAAAGCACAGGGCTGTCGGGTCATAGTCGATGTGGCGCAGGCGGCAGGCGTGATCCCCATCGACCTGTCAGACTGTGCTGCGGATTGTGTGCTGGGCTCCTGTGTTAAATGGCTGTGTGGTGGACCTGGTGCCGGGTTTATCTGGGTTAACCCCGATATTATTGAGGCGTGTCAGCCTAAAGATGTCGGCTGGTTCTCTCATCAAAATCCTGTGGAATTTGATATTCACCACTTTACGCCTCACCACACTGCGCTGAGGTTCTGGGGCGGCACGCCGTCCGTCGCTGCCTATATTTTTGCTGCCCACAGCATCCAGTATTTTGCAGAGCTGGGGGTCGAGCAAGTGCGGGCACACAATCTGACATTACTGAAGCGCTTGCAGGCCGAGCTGGCACCCTGGTACATCGCCCCGACGGATGCAAAGCGCTGCTCTGGCACGGCGATCCTCAATGTGGAGGATAAGCAGGATCAGGTGCTGGCGACGTTACGGGAGGCCGGTATTGCGGTCGATGCACGTAAGCTGGGGATCCGCGTATCTCCGCATATTTACACCACTGTGGAAGACATCGACGCCTTTATCCGGGTATTTAAAAGTGCCGTATCAGGGTGAGGAGTGACTCAGCCCCAGCGCCTTTCTGGTCTTGGTTTTGACTGAGCGCCAGTGGGTCACCGGTTGTCTGGGCGCGCGCTGTAACAGCTGCTCAAAGTCTATGTCGGCAAAGGCAATTTCACTGTGGTGTGCCAGCATCACCGTATCTGGCGCAAGCTGTTGCAGTTTCAGCAGAGTTGCGCGATACAATCGGGGGTAAAACACCGGATAGGGGGGGATCAGCTTGCCGCGCACCTGCACCATCACATCGGCAATATACACGGTACTGCGCTGTGCATGATACAGGCTGATATCCCGGTCGGTGTGACCCGGGGTGTGCAGCACCTGCCAGTCTTCAAACCCGGGTAATGACACACCGTCGGGCAAATAGATATCTGGCTCAAGGGTGCGGGTATACCAGAGGTTTTTTCGTGCTTTGCGTTTACGTCCGGCAACCCACAGGGCCAGTGCGATGTCCGACAAATGCATCAGCATGCCATCTATCCCCTGATACCACTGACCCGGGCAATTCGCTGTGGCTATCTGCGCGCCGCTGACTTTTCTTAAGGCATGAGCCCCGCCTGCATGGTCCGGGTGCATGTGGGTCACCACAATTAATTTGAGTTGATGCAACGGGCGGTGCAATTCATCGGTTATAAACCGGCGGATCAGTCCCACGTCTGCACGGCTGCAACCATCCAGCAAGAGCAGCCTGTCCGGATACTCTACCAGGTAGATATTCTGAATATAGCCTTCGAGGGTATGGATCTTCATCATTGTATTTTATTCGCACGACGTCATGTCATATAGGTAACACATCTGACCAGATAGGCAAAATGAAATTGTCAGCAGGGAAGACAAGCCAGCCTGTCATTTTTCTTTAACAATAAATACATTCGCGATCTTTTCTCATGAATTTAATCATAAATTGCGGTGTTTTGTTTGCTTTTTGGCCACTTGTTTCTGTTTCAGGTTTCCGTAACTTACTAATGTTGATACATTTCGCACCAAATAATTTAACATTCAAAGTGGTGTTGTTTTGGGTTGGTTTAATTTTTGTTTTTTGTTGTTAATTTCCTTTGGCAGCATTCAGGCCGTCAATGCGCAGCAAACGTCCGGGTTTAATCGGTATGTCCCTCAATTGCCCCCTCATGCCAGTGGGATACATCTGAAAGGCAGCAGCGATCAGCTCAGCTGGGTCGCCGTTTCGGGGGCAACTTACTATTACATCGAAGCGTATCGTGGCTATGAGGTTTATCAGGCACGAGATAACAGGGCGATTGACACGGGTATTATGGGCAACGAGAGAGACCAACTCAGCCAGGCGAATGCCGGTAGTGCCCCTTTACCAAACACGAGCGAGGTTTTTATACCTCGTTATCAAAGTTATGGTCGCAGTTATACATTAGCTGCGCCATTCAGTGATGCCCGCTATTTGATCATTCCCTGTAATCAGGTCGGCTGCGGAGCGGGCTTTGTTGCGCAGCAATATGATGCACAGCACTATTATCTGAGTATAGAGTCATTCCAGACCGACAGTCTGACGGTGCTCCCCTGGGAGCAGACCAAGCTGAGCTGGAAAGTGGCTGGTGCGCATAATGTCAGCTTACTGAAAGACGGTCAGCCCTATCGCACCGGCTTACCGGGTCATGGCAGTGAAACGGTCAAACTGGGCCAGAGTGCCCGCTTTACACTCCGTGCTGAAGGCCTCAACCAGCGAACAGTCGAAAAACAACTCCAGCTTATTTATCA
This portion of the Pseudoalteromonas rubra genome encodes:
- a CDS encoding PrnB family protein, translated to MTTLTQAFDHWIRSDFVTLNDTLEAAYWQQQDKANVVGVEDQIKQQLLNEGQQHIQALLAEGNTDEGFDNAFDLLGNVGLYMAACRRHELTEPSREHYSPLKEASALAMHIGASIGVTPRFATAHLTTHNRAVDGVYKRFTSHPAEQLFIDYNTRAILAYKRAAECLLKIQPLGISHPMTPVLLNQVKEGLLDVIRSNQCLFEQLDTDAFFYVVRPYYKPYRVGKEVYRGANAGDFAGINVIDMLLGLCQANDVNYAQMLVDKFLYMMPEDQATLRECMRLPNLMDAFVAAAPQHHTSRWYQEAASAFVQVCKLHGDTAIQHHNQLVEKYIAQPSGDMNTEHLDKVTASGPPLPVLLNQLALLRDKRAAAKREDVFTRFDDLNTLRRSIAKDTQ
- a CDS encoding MBL fold metallo-hydrolase produces the protein MKIHTLEGYIQNIYLVEYPDRLLLLDGCSRADVGLIRRFITDELHRPLHQLKLIVVTHMHPDHAGGAHALRKVSGAQIATANCPGQWYQGIDGMLMHLSDIALALWVAGRKRKARKNLWYTRTLEPDIYLPDGVSLPGFEDWQVLHTPGHTDRDISLYHAQRSTVYIADVMVQVRGKLIPPYPVFYPRLYRATLLKLQQLAPDTVMLAHHSEIAFADIDFEQLLQRAPRQPVTHWRSVKTKTRKALGLSHSSP
- a CDS encoding aminotransferase class V-fold PLP-dependent enzyme — protein: MKQADFSLPQGHYLLSHSVGRPLVTARQDFMTRYFDPWAGDNHEPWYQWIDGIQQFTAALASLFNSQAESFCPQSNLSSGLTKWVMSLPETGKQTVRVLMSESDFPSMGFVLQQAVPDVEIRFIPAALDMSDLSVWQQHLDDDIDWVFVSQVYSNTGQQAPVSAITQLAKAQGCRVIVDVAQAAGVIPIDLSDCAADCVLGSCVKWLCGGPGAGFIWVNPDIIEACQPKDVGWFSHQNPVEFDIHHFTPHHTALRFWGGTPSVAAYIFAAHSIQYFAELGVEQVRAHNLTLLKRLQAELAPWYIAPTDAKRCSGTAILNVEDKQDQVLATLREAGIAVDARKLGIRVSPHIYTTVEDIDAFIRVFKSAVSG